The sequence ATGGTTGAGCATATGATTCAGGAGACCCGTAGTTACGATATGCTCGTACGATATGGTGGCGAAGAGTTTCTGGTGGTCATGCCTAATACGGAGAACCAGCATGCGGTTGTGATTGCCGAGCGTATCCGCAAGAGCATGGAGGCTTGCCACTGTGTTACAGCAGGAGATAAAACGGTCCTCTACACAGTCAGTATCGGCGTTTATACCACGCTGCAGGAGGAGATCGACCAGATGCTGATCAAGGTGGATGATGCAATGTACCGCGCCAAAGAGGGTGGCCGCAACAGGGTTCAGAACAGCGAGTGACTATTCAACTCATCTATCTCAGCTGGCAGTGTAATCCTGACTGAAAGGCCATGTGGAGTAACATTGCTAAGCTCAAGTGTGCCGTCATGCATCTCCAGCATCTCCTTAACGATCGCCAACCCCAAACCATGGCCTCCGTCTTTCCTTCTCCTGCGTGCCTGGTCAACGCGGTAGAAGCGTTCGGTTACCTTGTGAATATCCGCTTCGGGGATGCCTGCCCCCTGATCCTCAACAACAACTGCAGCCGCATCACCGACCATAGACAGAGCAACTCTGATCGTACCCTCTTCAGGTGAATATCGCAGTGCATTCTCCAGCACATTGGTGAACACCCGCTCAAAATCGTGCTCGGCAATAAGTACAGGTTTCATCTCATCACTCTGGATCAGTTCAATCGAAAGAGACTTGGCGAGAAGCCGGGGGCCAGGGCATCCTTCACCTTATGGAAAACAGACAGTGGATCGGAAGTACCGATCTCGTGCCGATTTGTAAATTCGATCTGATCCAGTGTCAGTAGTGAATCAAGCAGCTGGTTCACATATTTTGCCTCATCGGCAATGATTCTGGATGCCTCCAGCCGGAAGTCGGGGTCGTGGCCAAAACTCTCAAGACTGCGGGCATAACCGAGCAGTGAGGTCAGCGGCGTTTTCAGGTCATGTTTCAGGTTGGAAAGAAACTGCCGCTGCTGCCTCTCCTGTCTGTTTCTTTCTGTCACATCCATGCAGAGCAGTAGCGCCTGATCCCTGCCCAGAAAAGCAAGTCTTGGAGCAAGTACGTGTTGCCCCACCTCAATATCGGGGAGTTGAATATCACTCTGCTGAAGCTTCAACGCGGTTGAGAATGCTCGATACCAGTCAGGGTCACGGATAAACACCAGCATCGACTGTGGAAGCTCGGGGCCCACATCCATTCTGAAGAGTTCGCTAGCCCTGCGGTTTGCTGATATCACGCGGCCAAGCTTATCGACACGCATCACAGCCTCACTGACCGATGAGAGCAATACATCCAGTCGTCGCCCGCGATCTGCAAGAGACTCTTGCAGTCCACCGGATGCTTCGCTCAACCTGGAGAGTTCAGCCCGGCATTCAGTAAGCTCCTGCCGCATGCGCTGAGCAGATACAATCCAGACCGAGATGATCCCGATAATCAGTAAGATAAATCCGGCAATCATTCAGCGGGAGGAATAAAGCGATAGCCCATGCTGCGCACAGTCTCGACACATTTCTTGCGGCCAATCTGCTTCATTGCCTTACGCAATCGCTTGACCGTAACATCAACCGTGCGTGCCTCAACAAAGACGTCCCTTCCCCAGACATGGTCGAGCAGATACTCCCTGCTGCGGGTTTTGCCCGGCTTTTCCATCAGGATTTTGAGCAGCTTGTACTCCATCGGACGCAACTCAACACGCAAATCACCCTCAAACACAACAGGAGTATCCGGGTCGAGCTGAATTGGATTTTTAACCGCTGTTCCTTTCTCTACGAAACGGTTTCGCCTGAGCAGTGCCTTGGCCCGGGCCACAAGTTCGGCAGGTTCAAATGGCTTGGCGAGATAGTCGTCCGCCCCCTCGTTCAGTCCATGCACCCGTTCGGATGGCTGACTGAGTGCAGTGACCATCAGCACAGGCACATTGGCATGTGTCGATGACTTGCGAATTTTGCGCAACACCTTCATGCCGCTTGCGCCGGGCATCATGCGATCAAGAATCACCAGAAGCCATTTGCCATCGCGAATGCACTCCAGCGCGCTATCGCCATCTCCACAGCAATAGGTGGAGAAACCGGCAGCCTGCAGATGCAGGTTCATCAGCCGTGCGATCGACTCCTCATCCTCAACAATCAGGATGTCAGCGCCGTCTTTGAATTTATTTTTATCAGTCATCAACTCGTGATACTGAAAGGAGTGCTCACCAACCTCAAGCATCAGTAATGCTCCGCAGTTACAAATTCATGCATCTCTGCATATTCATGCTCGAACCTGAGTGCTTTGCTTGAGAGCAGGTGAAACATAAATCGCAACATCCGGTTCCCCAGTTGAGGCTCCTCCAGCGTAATAAGATTGAAGTAGGCCCGGTTTATCGTCAGCAGTTCCAGATCACTGGCTGCTTTCACGGTTGCAGAATGCATCCGCTGATCATCAAGGAAGGTGAAGAGACCAAAAAGATCACCCTCCCCCAACTGCGAATAGATATTGTTTCCTGGTGTGGAAACTGCAGCTCTGCCGGCAGTAATCAGGTATATAGTCTGATTTGACGGACTGTTTGCCTCATAAATTGTCGTTCCGGCTGCAATGTTGAGCTGTTCCATACATGCGAAAATCCGCACCGTTTCATCATCATCCAGTGCATTGCAGGCATGCAGATCGCGAAACCGGCGATACTGCGAATTTGATATAACAGATGCCTCAAAGGCGTAATTCAGTTGTTGTGTGCCCATTCACACTCCTCTCTTTCTCATCGTTTAGTGCGGGCAATATGAAGTGGGATTGTGACACCATCGTGACATCACAGCTGGCGAGAGGGCGCACGCATGAATTGTGGCAACCAGCTACTCTCTGCGCTCAATATAAGTTACATAATGTGGACGATCGTTTCAGAAACGCTAAACTGCCGCCCACTCCGCGAGGGAGAAATAGATGCATGTCCGTGCATGGGAGAGAATATATTGAAAACAACGATTAAATCTATTGCAGCGGCTGCAATGTTTGCAGCTGCAACCCCGGCATTTGCCGGTGGTGTAACTGTTGCCGAAGAGGGTGAGAGTAAACTGAAGCTGGAAGCACTGATGTTCCTGAACACCTACCACCAGAAGGCTGACACGATTACTGCAGCAGGCACCACTACCACCAAATCCATAGGTATGGCCGTTGACCGCGCCTACTTCACCGCCAAATACTTCTTCAACGACGACTGGATGATGCGTATTACGCTCGATGCCGGTAACGACCAGAGCCTGGGCGGCAAAAAACAGAACGTATTCCTGAAAGCAGCCTATGTTGAAGGCAAGCTGCTTGGCGATGCTGCAGTGCTGCGTGTAGGCCAGTCACATACCCCTTGGATCGATTATGAGCAGGGACTGTGGAAACACCGCTATGTCTCTCAGGTTATGACTGACCGATATAAATTCGACGACTCATTCGATCTTGGCCTTGGCCTGAAAGGCACGCTGGCTGATGGCATGATCAAGTACTTCG comes from Mariprofundus aestuarium and encodes:
- a CDS encoding histidine kinase dimerization/phospho-acceptor domain-containing protein — translated: MIAGFILLIIGIISVWIVSAQRMRQELTECRAELSRLSEASGGLQESLADRGRRLDVLLSSVSEAVMRVDKLGRVISANRRASELFRMDVGPELPQSMLVFIRDPDWYRAFSTALKLQQSDIQLPDIEVGQHVLAPRLAFLGRDQALLLCMDVTERNRQERQQRQFLSNLKHDLKTPLTSLLGYARSLESFGHDPDFRLEASRIIADEAKYVNQLLDSLLTLDQIEFTNRHEIGTSDPLSVFHKVKDALAPGFSPSLFRLN
- a CDS encoding response regulator; amino-acid sequence: MLEVGEHSFQYHELMTDKNKFKDGADILIVEDEESIARLMNLHLQAAGFSTYCCGDGDSALECIRDGKWLLVILDRMMPGASGMKVLRKIRKSSTHANVPVLMVTALSQPSERVHGLNEGADDYLAKPFEPAELVARAKALLRRNRFVEKGTAVKNPIQLDPDTPVVFEGDLRVELRPMEYKLLKILMEKPGKTRSREYLLDHVWGRDVFVEARTVDVTVKRLRKAMKQIGRKKCVETVRSMGYRFIPPAE
- a CDS encoding Crp/Fnr family transcriptional regulator — its product is MGTQQLNYAFEASVISNSQYRRFRDLHACNALDDDETVRIFACMEQLNIAAGTTIYEANSPSNQTIYLITAGRAAVSTPGNNIYSQLGEGDLFGLFTFLDDQRMHSATVKAASDLELLTINRAYFNLITLEEPQLGNRMLRFMFHLLSSKALRFEHEYAEMHEFVTAEHY
- a CDS encoding sensor histidine kinase, with protein sequence MKPVLIAEHDFERVFTNVLENALRYSPEEGTIRVALSMVGDAAAVVVEDQGAGIPEADIHKVTERFYRVDQARRRRKDGGHGLGLAIVKEMLEMHDGTLELSNVTPHGLSVRITLPAEIDELNSHSLF